The DNA window GAAAGCACCACATAAGGAAGTAAACAGGAAAAAAGACTAGTTTCAGATCAACCCCATCACAGTTTAATTTCCTTTAAGTACACAAAGCATTTGTGAAATCACTTGAAAATAAAAAGGGCTGATCTGAAAACAGTCCCTCTGAGGCATGATGGGAAAACAAGTCCAAATGTGATTAAACTTTAGTTCTGTTTTACTGTGTGAACGTCAGTAATGGGCATTTCCATCTCCCCCCTCACTTGTGATGGATTTGCTGCAGAAAGCTCCAAAACATGCAAATGCACTTGATGTTCACAATTTGTTTCCCTTAAACACTGAAGTACCACTGAACTCCATTGTTGATCGGCCAGTAATGCACTTTCATGTAGTTGTCCGATGCAGTGATGCCTTGAACACCGTTGTACAGAAATCTGCTACAGCATAAGCATTACACATTGCGCTGTCCTACACAAGCTACCAATGGTTGGATGCACACACTAAGAGCCACAGAAGTGACTCCCATCCTCACCATTATGGGCCTCTCCAGTCACAGTGCCCTCTCCAGCAGGATTGCCATCCTGGTCCCTCCATTTCCAGTCAATGCCACGCACCACCCGCGCCCCAGGAACGATGTACTTCATAACCTGAGAGCGAAAGAGACGGCGCTGTCGTCTCAAGTTGGCCTCTGCCTCCTTCACTGCTTTACCTGACAATGCAGAACAAACCTTGACTGATAGGAAATATGAGCAGAGACAAAGCAGcatcaaattaaaaaaagcatGCAATTAAGGATGGTAATTTTTCTTTTGTGATGCTGTAGAAAACTTAAAAAGAGCTGTATTTTAAAAGGACTTCAGTTCATGtgttaatcatttaatttacaaaatttTTGGACCATGTTATTAATGTCATAAGTTGATCTACCGGTGAAATGATAGACTCTCTGgtaaaaaaaaacccaccaaacattaagaaaaacaaaaaaaccaaacaaacaaaaaaaacaccctGTATATATAGTAGTGCATAACTGAATCTTCAGCATTGCCATTATAGTGCTTTGGGAGCCAAATTCCAacagaaaaataagaaaaaaaaaaaaaaatcaattgtgTTAGGTTACTGCAATCAGGTCAATCACATGCCAAATATTCACATACAGACAAGAAACAACTCTTTGAGTAAGTGTAAATACTATAAATGAATAACAATATGACAAAGTGTAGCATTAAACATTATTGGCACTTACCCAGCTGGTCCTCACACACACCAGTAACGGTGCCATATATCTCTAGACCAGACAGGGAGAGGTAGTGTGTTTGTCCGCTAGCATTCTTCCCCATCTGTTTAATACGAATGTGTCTCCAGCCCTGCTTCTCATCTTTGGATGGATCCAGAGGCCATGTGGCTGTCGACCTAATGCAATAAGATGAGTCATATTAGTAGGTTCACAAAGTAAATATAGCACAATCATAGCAGACTCCAAAATACAGACACATACCCTGGCTCATTGAGAGAGCTGTCATCCACATGAGTGTAGAGTGTCATCCAGTTCTGACCATCTTTGGACACTTGAAATACCCAATTCCGGAGGGCAGATCGACCATATCCACGAGCATGGCGAAGTGTGTATGCAGAAGGGATGACCCATAAACCAAGGTCAATGGCAAACCATGCATTTTTATCATCATTGGTGTGACAGTTGAGAGCTGAGCTGTCTCTGCTCAGGATGTCTTCAAGTCGGCCATAAGGCAAGTttctgccctcggaggaggtcACAACCACTAATCCATAAGCAGCGGGGTTCACCCATTCATACGCCGTCCTGTGGACAAGATTATCTTCCTTATGCACATCATTTTGTCTAAATGGGTAATATTGGGGTTTAGAGTTTGACAAACTTTGttgatcaattaaaaaaatttaattgaaattgGTCATGCAAAAATGGACAAATGCTCACTTTGCGTTGGTGCCAATCCAGTACACAATTCCGTTCTCATCAAAGTCATGCTGGTGCCTGAAGATGAAGCTCTGGCCTTCTCTGAGCTTCCTAACAAAGATGAATGAGGACCTGTCAAAGTCATACCACTGCTTGGCCACCTAGGGAAAGAGAGGAGACAAAGTTATGATTTTCTCTCCGATGCCTATGGGGATACAGCTGAGTAAATATAGAATAATagaagaaataaaacaaaaaagcttTCCCACCATCTTGAGCAGATACTGCTCCAGTGACTCAACAGTGGCCAGTGGTTCCATCTTTAGCATTCTACCAGTACGATCAATCAGGGCTGTTTCACCAGGAGCACGCTCCAAGCGGAAGCGTAACCTCCTTGTCAGAATCTTTCACGACAGAAAGAGATTTTAATTAAATGACAAATTTATAATGAAAGATGTCACCGTTTCACATGCaccaaaccaaaaataaaacatccaGACAGAGACTGACCTGTAAATTATACGTTGAGCCTGGTGTATCATATAAGTGTAGAGGTAGCCGCTCTATTGACTCCAACACAGCTATCAGTTTGCGGATTAAGGCAACTGCGGGTCGGCTGGAGGGCAGAAATAATTAAATGCatgacaaacaaaaacaaattcgCTCAACATGTCCAAACCAGAAAAAGAACTTGCTGGTTGAGACTCAGAGATATAAGGAAGAGATCACTTTAGCATGCAAAGCCTGGGTAGGACACAATGACCTAATGTGTAACAGAAGATATTCTTTACCTTTCATCATCTTCATTTTCAGTAAACGCAGTCTTGAACACATTTATTCTTTCCATCAGAGGCTTACAATCATGTTTCATGTCTAGATCCACACTCTGTGAggcaaaaaagtaaaaaagtaatgAGTATTGGGAATAAAAGCTGACAACACGTTTACAAGTGACATTAATGTAGTTGCGTGTGACTCACATTGCTGAGGACAGTAAAAAGTGCTTGCACGAGGCCACTGCTGCACATTTCATATGGAGAAATAGTGTTCTCATCTTTGAGAACGACAATTAAATTTTCCAGAGCTGTTTTCATGAGGTCTCGCCATGTGTTTTCACCTTCAATGAGGCACTGAAGGAAAAAAACAGAAGAATAATCATACTCACTGTTGTCGTCTTTTGACCTCATCTAcacggaaaataaaaataaactgtgacaAAGTTTATGGTAATTATACCTGTCTGTTAGTATGTAACTCCCAAGCAGACTCTAGCTGGGTGGCAATGTTTCTCAGTGTGACCACTACACCTCTCGGCATACTCTCCACAGCCTTGAAGTGATCGTCGTACAGATCTCTGGCCATGGTTTTCACCTACAGACGCATAGGTGGAAAAAGAGTGTTGGCTAATTTCATGTAATATactaccgtttaaaagtttggggtcagtacacTTTTTTTAAGCAAGGATGTATAAAATTGATCaaagtgacagcaaagacatttataatgttacaaaaggtttCTAATTCAAATgttattcttttgaactttttattcataaaGAATCCTGATGTAAtacatcatggtttccacaaacaatgtgggaaaaaaacaaaacaaaaacacttaagcaacaaatcagcatatcagaatgattactaaaggatcatgtgacactgaaggccctgtttacaccagGTATTAAGAAGCACTTTGgttgatcagatcacaagtggataACGCTAAATACAGGGGTAAACAgggtctaaaatgttttaagcttgtccactttcaaccacttcaagaggtagttgaaaatgcatttgactggattgctttcgttgtcagggttgccaggttttcacaacaaaatccACCGAactgctactcaaaactagcccaatcgtgTTTTCGGcggggttcccctggtaaaattcgcattccaAGGGCTAAtaatcatgttatttggggttgcttcaaccgacatgaaaaacaacccacgaCAAcagttaaagtagcccaattccgcggGAAAACCGCTGACTTGGCAACACTCTTCATAGTGTAGATACTCATGTGGTCGAACAGCCGTGAAAGACCCTCTTCTCTACTCCTACTTAaggcgtaaacattatgggaagtatgccagccagacgggatttaaactttgtcggctgtagacccacatttggtttgaagacgaaaaatACAATTCTCTCACCATTCTTGATTTCGAACATGCACTCACAGCATTCGGCGAGGTCTTGCAGCTATTAGAGCAGAAACAACAGCTGCTGCTCTACATATGTTTTTCTGTTGTCTCTGTGcgcattcatatgtaaattgatTAGTCTGTAAAttaaaagatctgaaaaaaagaaaaaaaacccttCCCTTGTAGAAATCAGGATAGAAGTTGTTGAAAGTGTACAAGagatggataaaaaaaaaaaacaggtgtaAATAGCTGTCTCCCTTTGTCATCTTAATACAAGATGTAAACAGGGCTAaagacctcaaacttttgaacagttttgcAGCCATGGCTCAAATAGGCATAGTTAAATTTACAAGTCATGCTCTAAAGGATAtgaatgcaaataaatgctcAGTAGTCATACCTTCTGTTTAGTTTTTTCCAATTTGGATTTAAGCTTTCTTCCTCGCTTACCAGTCCAGCCAGTAACAAACTCGGACCCTATTACAAACAGAGGAACCAATAATTGAGTGACTAAGGAAAGATACTGACAAAACAGATGCTTTTAATCTACTATCCCAAACTTACCTAGAGAGGTTTCTGCAGTGAAAGAGTGCTTAGTGCCTCGGTTCGACTCGAACACAAAGCCTGGTAGGTCCTCTTTGAGGATGGTGGCCTGCTGGCCATCTGAGTTATGGATGGCAATCTCACCCTCTTTCAGACAAGTGAGAGACCAGTTTCCCACAGTGAGTTTGGTGGGACCTTGTGTGGACAGGATGGGCTGGCTGGCTGTCACTGGTTTGACCTGACTCCTGGCACGCTGCAGCTTTTCCAAAAACTCACTTCTGCTCTCTACAGGAAGGAGCAAAAGAAAGCATCAGCTACAGTGTACAAGTGTCAATCCTAATTTAACAAAGCAACACTATCTGATTTAACTGCTGTCAAGaactaattttgtttttttcattgatCGATCAGTCTGTTTTGGCAGGAGACCTACCCGAGCTGTCAGAGCCACCCTCTGGGCTTCCACTGGAGTACATGGTGGCCAGTTTACCATCTAGGATGAAGCGGAACCAACCATTGCTTCCATTGGAGAGCTCCAAAGCAGCTGCGTCACTCCAGATATAAAGGCAGTCCCTGCCTCTGATGATGGACCAGTCTCTCCAGTGGTAGGGCTTCCCCTGGTGGATCTCTTTGGCATCTTCTTGTGGTTCATCATCCTTGAAAACAGACATAGATCAACTTCAGAgcaattcataaatatttaaggttttttttcctcaaatatTTTAGATATACAAATTAATTGCACAACAATAAAGACATAAATCTGAACAGAGTTGATTCTGACCTTCTCAGGCTTGGCCTCTTCCTCATTTTCATCATCTGACGTGGGTCCTGCCAGAGTGGACACCTTATTAATGACACCCAGCCTGGCAAGCTGATCTAAAAACACGTCACCTCCCTTATCCACTAGATCCCTAATTATCTGAAGTGCCAGCAGGtgaccatcatcatcatcctgtgAGGGAGAAGAAAGGTCAGCAAGACTTAAAAATAGCCCTATTAaaatttctggaaaaaaaaaaaaaaaaaaacacatcatcaAGAAGGAAAGACTGAATTATCTGACCTCCTGATCCAGGACAGTCGCAGTGATCTCCACAAGTACAGTGGGCAAGTTGTGTCCAGCATCAGAGTCACACACTTCCTTAAGTAGAACTTCAGAACTGTAGTGCACCATCTTCCTGATCAGAGCTAAACTAGCTTTCCTGGGAAAGAGATGATAAAAACTTATCAAAAGGAAAGCATCAATGCCCTGCTGACCGTTGGCTCCAAAATGCAAAACATATAGCACTAAACTGGTTgtcttcattttaaaaatgtactttaGCACTGATGGCCCACTCGAACCCCTCACCTTATTGAAGGCAGCATGGTTTGCTGAAAAGTCTGTGCAAATACTGGGAGTAGCCTTTTCAGGTAGATAGGCGCCATCTCAGGGTCACCTTTTGGCTCGCtgccctcttcctcttctttaTTAACATCCTTCTTTTTCTTGTCATCTCCCTTGTTGACAGGGCACATCCAGTCTCCTGCATCACACATAATAAGAAACTCTTTATTTGGAAAATCTAAGAAATCCCCTAGAAGTCACCATTACAAAATTAGTGGTGAGTGACTGCATTAAAGCACAAGGGTGTAATTTCTATGCCACCACTGTCACCACCATAAAGAAGTGCAAAATGAACAGGGCTTTCCAAAATCTCCCTCATCTGCCATTGGTTGTCCAAACAAGCTACTCTGTCCCAAATGTACACTATTGGTTGAGCCAATAATGCTTTATCTGACTGATTTGAGATGCTTAAATGACAAGAGCAATGTTCTGATTATACCATATAGCCTCAGTGTTGACATTTTTGTAAGGGAAAATTAGCATACAAAAAGTTTACACTTGCCTCCGCATACTAAGCAGGgatataaaaaagtattttaacatttaaaaaaatacatactttAGCTTCAATCTTCTGAAGCTTTTACTTTCAAATAGCAGAAGGGAaacaacaattttatttttgtaagtgATACCAGTGGTTAACTGAAATGCCATGAAGTGAAGATAAAAGCTGATGGACTCACCAGGTGATTGGAGAATTGCTACAACCTCACTGTGTCCCCTCTCTCTTGCTTTGTCTAAAGGAGTTTTTCCATCTTCATCTCTCAGGTCAGGGTTGGCCCCATGGCGCAGTAAAGTCTATTGGAAAAAACATTtgccataaaaaataaatatattaaaaacaatgtATAATGAATATACAAAGACTTGGtcacatgacaaacactttACCTTGGCTACTTGTGGCCTGCCGAAACAGGCAGCATAGTGCAGAGAGGATGACCTCTGGCCTCTATTGACATCAGCACCTCTCTCACAGAGGAACTCCACCTTAAACAGGCCAGAATACAGTGTGAGATCTTCAATCCTCAGAAAACAATGTTCATCTGTTGCACTGACCCCATTCTTCTAACTTATACAAGCTATCACCAAACCAAGAGGATCAAATCAGGTTGTATTAGTGTTCATTATGCATGGCATTTGTAACACTTCTGCTAATGGTGCGTGAGCCAGAATTACAATCTTGCCATTTCAGCCACGTCTCCTCCACATTACCATACTGCACAATGTTAGAAAAATGCGGTCCTAAATTTAGCATGTAACCTTTAGACATAAGTCAGAGGTTTGTTTGCTCATGCTGCACTGTGTCTGAAGGCAAAATCTTGCAACAtgtgcactgaaaaaaaaaaaaaaaaaaaaggcttcaaATTTCCagatatttatacaaaaaaaaaaaaagcctaccATCTCTTGTGTTCCAAATGCAGATGCCCAGTTCAAGAGAGTCTGTCCAACATCATCCATGAAATTCACTTCAAATGCTTACGGGGgaagagaaaaaaagtaaacagTACAAGTCTGTTAGGATGTCACCTCAAAGCAACAAAAGCCATCAAAGTCCATCCATTCTCTGCCCCCCTCTCATTTACATTCATATCCCCCCACTCCAATATTGATCTTGCATGCACTACTTAAACACTTACCACCGGTGTCAATGGCATCAATGAGAGCATCGGTGTCTTTGCTGCGTATACAGTCAATAAGCTGTCGGTGGGAGCGTTCCCCAGAACTGTCGAGACGCCGCAGACCAGGGATACGGCCGGTAGAACCAGCTGTGGATTTGGGCAAAGCCTTGCGGCCCTCAAAGAGCAGCACCAACAGTAAGTCCACCAGCCGCATGGTGTCCAGCACACAGCGTTCGTCACCCTGCAGAGCACTCTCCATAGAGTCAGGCAGCTCTGAGCGCAGGAGATCCTGAAGGAGGAGAGGAAACACAAATATCCATAAATGTAACCAGTGGAAACTGGGATTTCAAATACATTTCAGAAATGTCCTCTTGCAATGTtctgtcacaaaaaaaaaaaaaaaaaaaaaagaaagaaaaaaaaaaggaaggagGAAACATAGTACTTGTGACATCTAGCAAATGGCAGGAATATTTCTGTGAATATACATCTTACATGTGTGACAAGTGGTGAGCCTCTGCAGAGTGTAGACAGCAGGCTAACAATGGTAGACACTTGGTTGCTCAGTTTAGAGTCTGCAGCAGATGGAGCGGCTCCACTAGAGGTCCTGCCAGGCTTGCAGGTGGAGGAGGGTCCAGATGCCGTCCCTCCTGCCGCAGCCATACGGGACAGCAGCTCTTCTGTCAGTCCATGCTTAGCTAATGGGGCTGGGTCAACTCCACGCCGTGTAAACCTGTCCGCTAGTGAAGCGAAGCAGCGCAGAGCTCCATCAGACACCTGTGGATTTCACCAGGACAATTACCATTAGTTCTTCATGTACACATGGGGGGGGGACTGATCTACAACCTGATTTTAATTCTATTAAATCAACAGTTACTTACActataccgttcaaaagtttggggccagtatgatttttttttttttttttaagaaagacatgaatacttttattcagcaaggatgcattaaattgatcaaagagAGAGTAAAagccatttataatgttacaaaatatttatatttcaattaaatgctgtTTATTTGAACATTCTTTGCATCAAAAAACcctgaaaaaatgttttgcgggtttacacaaatattaagcagcacaattgttttcaacattgataaaaaaaaataaataaattttcaccaaatcagcatactacaatgatttctgaaggatcgtgtgacttaagactggagtaaaggctactaaaatggaaaacagttattttaaattgtaatatttcacaatattactgtttttactctatcaaataaacagttttggtgagcataagagactttttaaaacaaattttaaaaattgtaatgaccccaaacttttgaatgggagCATACTTTTAAATTCTGAACAACTTAAATTTCAGTCCGTTCCTCACAAAATgctaaatacaaaataaagcgCACAAGTTTCTGGTCATGTACTACCTGGTGGTCTTCATGTTTCAGCAGACTAGAGAGGGACTCCACACATGTCTCAAGGGAAGAGTCCTGTGGCTCCATCTTACTGCAGAGGCGAGAAACTACTGCCATTGCAGAGTGCAATGTGTCCTTGTGCACAAGATGACCACTGTCCCTAATGAAGCTCAGCACACAGTTCAGTCCACCTGCTTCAAATACAGCTCCAGACTCCCGTGTGCAGATCAGCTCCAGAACCTGATGACACCAGACAATATATGGTATGACCATCATGCATTGtggaatttaaataaataaattgaaaaatgTCTGAAAGCAAATATAGCAATATTTACCTTTACACATTGCTCAGCCAGATCTCTGCTGGTCCTGTTGTTGAGCTCCACCACCACCAGCCGGTTACACAGGGCTTTAATGGCTCCATCTACTCCCACAATCCTGCGGGTACATTCAGCGGACACATCCAGGTAGTAGGTGATGGCCCTGGCTGTCACTTCCAGCACATTATCTGGTGCGCTCTCATCCAGGAAGATCTTACACAGAGCTGGGAGAAACGTCCGTGGAGGACACCTACGGTGGTGAGACAGCAGtgtcaaaagtgaaatgaaggTACAATATGGAAGAACAGTGTTGAATAGCACAATGGTaatatgcaatgcaataaacCAGATGTGCCAAACCAATTATTTAAAGCCAGAAAATGTGTATTTTCattgtgtatttaatgttaattaaacaaaaacaacaacaacaacaacaacaaaaaaaatcattcactgCTTTTGACAGAAtatcttttgtaactttaataaaggattaatctataattaatttatacagtgaaggctatgtagtgttattttacaattgatttcatttgtatgtttgttctattgtatttatttgtgctatagCTCAATTTGATTATTGGCTTGTTTCTATTACTGACAGTTTACttacaatattttacatttacaatattTGAAAATTCAGAGTTCAGCTGAGTTTGAGTCATTGAGTTCAGCTAGTAGTTTTTGGTGTCAATCTTATTAAGGTAACCCTACTTATtaaccttatttttttttaggtcaTAGGtcaaaaccaacaaaaacataaCTAggcctattttattttatttatttattattttttggtggtggggccagtgaaaattttgccaggacaagaaaaaaaattgactgGTCCAGTtgaaaaaaatccttagcgttgagCCCTGAGTGACATTCTGGAAAAACCAGTAATATCCATCATTAATGACAATTAATGGGGCTGGGTATTAACAAAATTCACAATTTGATTCAATTCTTGGTACAGTGTATGGCAAATTTTCAAGGGGGAAAAACCCCCTCTTAACTAATGCTTTAAAATTATACAGGGAACCCCAGTTGGTACAttcttataatattaaagtttaaaaataaattatttgtataGGCTACTTATGTTTAAAATTACAATaggaagggtttttttttttataatgttataataactttttaaatgacaattttaataGTATTATTAATAGTACAGAGGAAGAGATAATCAGTTCACTTGGGCTCCATGCTGCTGCTTTGCTTGAACAACAGCGATCGGTCATGCCACAAATGGTGTTTATTATCtgaattttgtaataaaattgacagaaaAAGTAATTATAACCCTAACAGAAAACAGCATAGACCAAAATATGGACATATTGTGACAGAATATTGAATAGTGGATTGGGTTTTATTTTAGCACACCtcgggtgcttctcaatatccctcctcatCTCCTTGaggcatcttgctttattaatatttattataatttttttttaaataaccaaacttcAACAACATATGGGTAGATCCCTTGAGTGCCACTGATGACGCTTTTAAAGGGAGGGAGGAtatatcatttcacttgattcaattcctctTTCCTCACGTCTTTTCCTTGTGTCCTTCTCTCCCATCctgaaggggtggagctaagacgcgaggaaaggaagcaaggaaagcaaacaaggatgcacaaataagaattgagaaggaCTCTCCATCCCTCGCTCATAGTAGACTGGCGTTGGAGGGGAGTGGTTAAGGATATTCAACCCAAGCTGTTAAACTGATGTCATCACTCAGAGAAGGAAAGCCATTCCAAATTGTCAGATTTTGATTATTAAGATAACCacaacaaacaattttttttttctctctgtattAACTTGCACAGAacaattgttcaccacaagactagtaatgtGTGCTAACAAAGTAAATGGGGTCAATTTTAGTTTTGTGATGACTAAGAATCAATATTAAGAAATCCATATTTTTAACGCAGCCCTAACAAATCAactgtaaatataaacaaatggCAGGCTTAATTTACATGTGCAAACTTTTTGCAAAAAAACACTTATACAGTTTGTTATACTTTGGCTTGAGAGGTTTGTTATATTTCCCTTCAGGTAGCCAGCCCCCACAATCTAAAGCTTTTCACAAACCACTAAATGACTGGGCATGGTCATCACATTTAAAACCAAAATAATTCTACATGACCAAGGTGCTTTTTTGTTTGTCTTGATCTTCAGCAGCTATTGTGGCTTCCTTATTTTGACCTCCAGGCCTACTCAGTTTAAGAAATTCTCACAACACAATGCTGATTCACAAGTTTAATTATAGACTTTTTAAGACAAGTAAACATGTTTACAATCTTGTGAAAACCTTAAATAATGCATGCAAGCTGCTGTGTGAATCTATTGGTAGAAGATGTGTATACCGATTAAGTTCATTACTTAGTTCAAAAATGTGAAATGTGCAATAAACTTATTTTAGTCTGAAGGTTTAGATGCatctgaaatgttttgtttttttattttgttgtttcaaAGGAGTTATGAACCGCATGTTTTATTATCTTGTTTCCTGAGGTGCACTTATATGCCAAATGCACCTTATGGCACTTTTCCACAGCATGGTACGGCTCACTTTttggcgcttttccactgcatgggacAGTTAGGTACAGAACGGTACAGCTTGCTTAAATAGCACCACCTCGGTTGAGGTTCCAAGCGTGCTGTACTGATACTAAATGTGACGTGTATacactgcagatcactgattggtcagagagaatcCTCACTACCAgatttaaccctcaggggtctgaggatttttgggaccctgaagaagttttgacatgccttgacatttgtgcttttttcagttgttcataaacattaatggaaaagtgtcattacactgtattcagcacaaactaggctacaataatatgtgaagAACATGTacgtacatgtttgtgtttttgaaggaataacgtttatgcgtggttattgaaaaaacaaaaaacttaagtcactgaaataaagccaaaaaatattaaatctttgttcacaagacttctgggtattggaggttgcagacttgagtttttgcttcaaaatgaggtaaaaattatgctgcctgcttgttcatataaaacaatagagacaTTTAAAtgttctaaaacatctttggtcaagaaacacagtatgcgtggaggcgtgaataatcatgaataatgggtgattctcacctaagacgacaaaagaatcgcataaagagctctaatgacctgcataaataatgagctctttcagacaggtaggctgtgaaaaaaccctctgtgatcatgattcaaatctcatcacgatgtaaatcaaacatacagaaaaaacagcaatactgtgaaatattattacaatttaaaacaatggtattctgttatattctttaaaatattatgtatttctgtgatgcaaagtgtctgaacagttatgttacctttatggcatttcatatagccttttagcttaaaaacatgcacatttggagaaatattgatggattctcatatgt is part of the Chanodichthys erythropterus isolate Z2021 chromosome 18, ASM2448905v1, whole genome shotgun sequence genome and encodes:
- the hectd1 gene encoding E3 ubiquitin-protein ligase HECTD1 isoform X12 produces the protein MADVDPDTLLEWLQMGQGDERDMQLIALEQLCMLLLMSDNVDRCFETCPPRTFLPALCKIFLDESAPDNVLEVTARAITYYLDVSAECTRRIVGVDGAIKALCNRLVVVELNNRTSRDLAEQCVKVLELICTRESGAVFEAGGLNCVLSFIRDSGHLVHKDTLHSAMAVVSRLCSKMEPQDSSLETCVESLSSLLKHEDHQVSDGALRCFASLADRFTRRGVDPAPLAKHGLTEELLSRMAAAGGTASGPSSTCKPGRTSSGAAPSAADSKLSNQVSTIVSLLSTLCRGSPLVTHDLLRSELPDSMESALQGDERCVLDTMRLVDLLLVLLFEGRKALPKSTAGSTGRIPGLRRLDSSGERSHRQLIDCIRSKDTDALIDAIDTGAFEVNFMDDVGQTLLNWASAFGTQEMVEFLCERGADVNRGQRSSSLHYAACFGRPQVAKTLLRHGANPDLRDEDGKTPLDKARERGHSEVVAILQSPGDWMCPVNKGDDKKKKDVNKEEEEGSEPKGDPEMAPIYLKRLLPVFAQTFQQTMLPSIRKASLALIRKMVHYSSEVLLKEVCDSDAGHNLPTVLVEITATVLDQEDDDDGHLLALQIIRDLVDKGGDVFLDQLARLGVINKVSTLAGPTSDDENEEEAKPEKDDEPQEDAKEIHQGKPYHWRDWSIIRGRDCLYIWSDAAALELSNGSNGWFRFILDGKLATMYSSGSPEGGSDSSESRSEFLEKLQRARSQVKPVTASQPILSTQGPTKLTVGNWSLTCLKEGEIAIHNSDGQQATILKEDLPGFVFESNRGTKHSFTAETSLGSEFVTGWTGKRGRKLKSKLEKTKQKVKTMARDLYDDHFKAVESMPRGVVVTLRNIATQLESAWELHTNRQCLIEGENTWRDLMKTALENLIVVLKDENTISPYEMCSSGLVQALFTVLSNSVDLDMKHDCKPLMERINVFKTAFTENEDDESRPAVALIRKLIAVLESIERLPLHLYDTPGSTYNLQILTRRLRFRLERAPGETALIDRTGRMLKMEPLATVESLEQYLLKMVAKQWYDFDRSSFIFVRKLREGQSFIFRHQHDFDENGIVYWIGTNAKTAYEWVNPAAYGLVVVTSSEGRNLPYGRLEDILSRDSSALNCHTNDDKNAWFAIDLGLWVIPSAYTLRHARGYGRSALRNWVFQVSKDGQNWMTLYTHVDDSSLNEPGSTATWPLDPSKDEKQGWRHIRIKQMGKNASGQTHYLSLSGLEIYGTVTGVCEDQLGKAVKEAEANLRRQRRLFRSQVMKYIVPGARVVRGIDWKWRDQDGNPAGEGTVTGEAHNGWIDVTWDAGGSNSYRMGAEGKFDLKLAPGYDPESAPSPKPVSSTVAGTPQSWSSLVKNNCPDKGGSSSTAGASSSSRKGSSSSVCSVASSSDISLSSSRVERRVESLLEQGVGIVGGPPGAEGQEPIVVLSSAEAGSVSSTSTLTAETGSESGERKTPAPDGTSRQSAETTAISMGIVSVSSPDVSSVSESSSKDAASQRPLCSAASARLSVSSLLAAGAPMSSSASVPNLSSREASLMESFVRRAPNMSRTNATNNMNLSRSSSDNNTNTLGRNVMSTATSPLMGAQSFPNLTTTGTTSTVTMSTSIVTSSNNVATATTGLSVGQLLSNTLTTSLTSTSSESDTGQEAEFSLYDFLDSCRANTLLAELDDEEDLPEPDDDDDENEDDNQEEQEYEEVLEEEEYETKGGRRRTWDDDFVLKRQFSALVPAFDPRPGRTNVQQTTDLEIPPPGTPRSEVQEEVECTPSPRLALILKVAGLGTTREVELPLTNYKSTIFYYVQKLLQLSCNGAIKPDKLRRIWEPTYTIMYRELKDSDKERESGKMDFCERGCRSSGLSSGTLSATQSCDILSAAREQAQAKAGSGQSACSVEDVLQLLRILFTIGGEPLSGRTLQEDVEELQFNASPEEFTSKKITTKILQQIEEPLALASGALPDWCEQLTSKCPFLIPFETRQLYFTCTAFGASRAIVWLQNRREATMERSRPSTTVRRDDPGEFRVGRLKHERVKVPRGESMMEWAESVMQIHADRKSVLEVEFQGEEGTGLGPTLEFYALVAAEFQRTSLGIWLCDDDFPDDESRQVDLGGGLKPPGYYVQRSCGLFPAPFPQDSDELERITKLFLFLGIFLAKCIQDNRLVDLPISQPFFKLLCMGDIKSNMSKLLYQNRVESDCHFSEIQSEASTEEGQDTYSVGSFDEDSKSEFILDPPKPKPPAWYHGILTWEDFELVNPHRAQFLKELKALSVKRRQILGNKILSEDEKNTRLQDLMLRNPMGSGPPLCVEDLGLNFQFCPSSKVHGFSSVDLKSNGEDEMVTMDNAEEYVELMFDFCMHTGIQKQMEAFREGFNRVFPMEKLSSFSHKEVQMILCGNQSPSWTAEDIVNYTEPKLGYTRDSPGFLRFVRVLCGMSSDERKAFLQFTTGCSTLPPGGLANLHPRLTIVRKVDATDASYPSVNTCVHYLKLPEYSSEEIMRERLLAATMEKGFHLN